Proteins encoded together in one Lysinibacillus sp. FSL K6-0232 window:
- a CDS encoding chemotaxis protein CheD, whose amino-acid sequence MMLNSSGQVIKVGIAQMDVVKLPNTIRTSGLGSCVGVILYDESKKIAGLIHVMLPDSSLGRTESLNVAKFADTGIAAMIDLLKLEGVQKFKLKAKIAGGAQMFQFTSDKDSMRIGPRNVEAVKNELKRHGIPLVAEDTGGNSGRTIEFNPETSILHIRTVNQGVSEI is encoded by the coding sequence ATGATGCTAAACAGTAGTGGACAGGTGATTAAAGTGGGAATTGCACAAATGGATGTAGTAAAGCTACCAAATACGATTCGAACTTCAGGTCTTGGCTCCTGTGTTGGTGTTATTTTATATGATGAGTCCAAAAAAATTGCTGGGTTAATCCATGTGATGTTACCAGACTCTAGCTTAGGAAGAACAGAGTCGCTGAATGTGGCTAAATTTGCAGATACAGGTATTGCAGCAATGATAGACCTTTTAAAATTAGAAGGCGTTCAAAAATTTAAACTAAAGGCAAAAATTGCAGGTGGAGCGCAAATGTTTCAGTTTACTTCAGATAAGGATTCGATGCGTATTGGTCCCCGTAATGTAGAAGCTGTTAAAAACGAATTGAAACGACATGGCATTCCTTTAGTAGCCGAGGATACTGGTGGAAATAGCGGGCGAACGATTGAATTTAATCCCGAAACGTCAATCTTACATATTCGAACGGTTAACCAAGGAGTGAGCGAAATCTAA
- a CDS encoding FliA/WhiG family RNA polymerase sigma factor codes for MTQPQPISNDEQKLWNRWINERDPDAGDLLIKKYISLVSYHVQRIAAGLPKSVSRDDLTSLGMVGLFDALNKFDINRDLKFDTYASFRVRGAIIDGLRKEDWLPRSAREKAKKLDAQIEQLEQKYMRHVTPEELAEHMQLPVEDVYQTVQEHFFSNVLSINEQQDQEEADGKSFVIRDDTMQTPEQAMIKSELLDDLADNIQKLNDKEQLVLSLFYTEELTLTEIGEMLELSTSRISQIHSKALLKLRKLLSSEMINA; via the coding sequence ATGACACAACCACAACCGATTTCGAACGATGAGCAAAAACTGTGGAATCGCTGGATTAATGAGCGGGACCCAGATGCTGGTGATTTACTAATAAAAAAATATATTTCTTTAGTATCATATCATGTTCAGCGCATTGCTGCGGGTTTACCAAAGAGTGTATCGCGCGATGATTTAACAAGCCTAGGCATGGTAGGGCTTTTTGATGCACTAAATAAATTTGATATTAACAGAGATTTAAAATTTGATACATATGCTTCGTTCCGAGTAAGAGGAGCGATTATAGATGGTTTGCGCAAGGAAGATTGGCTACCACGTTCAGCGCGTGAAAAGGCGAAAAAGCTAGATGCTCAGATTGAACAACTAGAGCAAAAATATATGCGTCATGTAACGCCTGAAGAACTTGCGGAGCATATGCAGCTACCTGTTGAAGATGTTTACCAAACGGTGCAGGAGCATTTCTTTTCAAATGTCTTATCAATTAATGAGCAACAAGATCAAGAAGAAGCAGATGGCAAATCATTTGTTATTCGGGATGATACAATGCAAACACCTGAGCAAGCAATGATTAAATCAGAGCTATTGGATGATCTAGCTGACAATATTCAAAAGCTTAATGATAAAGAGCAGCTTGTCCTTAGTTTATTTTACACAGAAGAATTAACGCTGACGGAAATTGGTGAAATGCTCGAACTATCAACATCACGTATTTCACAAATTCATTCCAAAGCGCTGTTAAAGCTACGAAAGCTACTATCGAGCGAAATGATTAATGCGTAA
- a CDS encoding RNA polymerase subunit sigma translates to MSLKGVELQIAIPKTFEAGKMADQAQQQALAQQAHANEALKKEVERKQKIVNTSEGMDEINEEEEAGGEYVEGVYKKKKKKQHEKQAQHPFKGNFVDFSG, encoded by the coding sequence ATGAGTTTAAAAGGTGTCGAATTGCAAATTGCTATTCCTAAAACATTTGAAGCTGGTAAAATGGCGGATCAGGCACAACAGCAAGCATTAGCTCAACAAGCACATGCAAATGAAGCGCTAAAAAAAGAAGTAGAGCGTAAGCAAAAAATTGTCAATACATCAGAGGGTATGGATGAAATTAATGAGGAAGAAGAAGCTGGTGGCGAATATGTAGAAGGAGTTTATAAAAAGAAGAAAAAGAAACAGCATGAAAAACAGGCACAACATCCGTTTAAGGGAAACTTTGTGGATTTTAGTGGATAG
- the rpsB gene encoding 30S ribosomal protein S2, whose product MSVISMKQLLEAGVHFGHQTRRWNPKMKKYIFVERNGIYIIDLQKTVKKLEEAYDFMRQVGQDGGKVLFVGTKKQAQEAIKDEAERSGNYYINQRWLGGTLTNFGTIQKRVARMKQIEKMEEEGTFEVLPKKEVIQLKKEHERLTKFLGGIRDMHELPDVMFVVDPRKERIAVAEARKLNIPLVGIVDTNCDPDEIDYVIPANDDAIRAVKLLTAKMADALIESKQGEEEAPTAEAVAAE is encoded by the coding sequence ATGTCAGTAATTTCTATGAAACAATTACTTGAAGCTGGTGTACATTTCGGTCACCAAACTCGTCGTTGGAACCCAAAAATGAAGAAATATATCTTCGTTGAGCGTAACGGGATTTATATCATCGACTTACAAAAAACTGTTAAAAAATTAGAGGAAGCTTATGACTTCATGCGTCAAGTTGGTCAAGACGGTGGTAAAGTTCTTTTCGTTGGTACGAAAAAACAAGCACAAGAAGCGATTAAAGATGAAGCTGAACGTTCAGGCAACTACTATATCAACCAACGTTGGTTAGGTGGTACTCTTACAAACTTCGGTACAATTCAAAAACGTGTTGCACGTATGAAACAAATCGAAAAAATGGAAGAAGAAGGAACTTTTGAAGTTCTACCTAAAAAAGAAGTAATTCAACTTAAAAAAGAACACGAACGTCTAACTAAATTCTTAGGCGGTATCCGTGATATGCATGAACTTCCAGACGTAATGTTCGTGGTTGACCCACGTAAAGAACGCATTGCGGTTGCTGAAGCTCGTAAATTAAACATCCCTCTAGTAGGTATTGTTGATACAAACTGTGATCCAGATGAAATTGACTACGTAATCCCTGCTAACGATGATGCTATTCGCGCTGTTAAACTTTTAACTGCTAAAATGGCTGACGCTTTAATCGAGTCAAAACAAGGTGAAGAGGAAGCTCCAACTGCTGAAGCTGTTGCTGCTGAGTAA
- the tsf gene encoding translation elongation factor Ts translates to MANITAQLVKELREKTGAGMMDCKKALVQTEGNLEAAIDFLREKGLSSAAKKADRIAAEGTTYILEQGNEAIILEVNAETDFVAKNEKFQVLVASLAEQLLAAKPASVEAALELANAEGVKIEDQISTAVATIGEKITLRRFEIKTKSDADAFGSYLHMGGRIGVLVTLEGSTDAAAAKDVAMHIAAINPTYVSRDEVSADEVERERKVLTEQALNEGKPENIVAKMVEGRLGKYFEEICLLDQAFVKNSDQKVRDFVASTGGSVNGFVRYAVGEGIEKREDNFAEEVMSQVKGN, encoded by the coding sequence ATGGCAAACATTACTGCACAATTAGTAAAAGAATTACGCGAAAAAACTGGCGCTGGTATGATGGATTGTAAAAAAGCGTTAGTACAAACAGAAGGTAACCTAGAAGCTGCAATCGATTTCCTACGTGAAAAAGGTCTTTCTTCAGCTGCTAAAAAGGCTGACCGTATCGCTGCAGAAGGTACAACTTACATTTTAGAACAAGGTAATGAAGCAATCATCCTAGAAGTAAACGCTGAAACAGACTTTGTTGCTAAAAACGAAAAATTCCAAGTATTAGTTGCATCTTTAGCAGAGCAATTACTTGCTGCTAAACCAGCATCAGTGGAAGCTGCATTAGAGCTTGCAAATGCTGAAGGCGTAAAAATTGAAGATCAAATTTCTACGGCTGTTGCAACGATTGGTGAAAAAATTACGCTTCGTCGTTTCGAAATTAAAACAAAATCTGATGCAGACGCATTCGGTTCTTATCTACACATGGGCGGCCGTATTGGTGTATTAGTAACTTTAGAAGGTTCTACTGATGCAGCAGCTGCTAAAGACGTTGCAATGCATATTGCAGCAATTAACCCAACTTATGTTTCTCGCGATGAAGTTTCTGCTGATGAGGTTGAACGTGAGCGTAAAGTATTAACAGAGCAAGCTCTTAACGAAGGTAAGCCAGAAAACATCGTTGCAAAAATGGTTGAAGGTCGTCTTGGTAAATACTTCGAAGAAATTTGCTTACTTGACCAAGCATTTGTTAAAAACTCAGATCAAAAAGTACGTGATTTCGTAGCTTCTACTGGTGGTTCAGTAAACGGCTTTGTACGTTATGCTGTTGGTGAAGGTATTGAAAAACGTGAAGATAACTTCGCAGAAGAAGTAATGAGCCAAGTTAAAGGTAACTAA
- the pyrH gene encoding UMP kinase yields the protein MSVPQYKRVVIKLSGEALAGEAGFGLSPKIIKAVAEEVKQVVDLDVEVAVVVGGGNIWRGKIGSEMGMDRAAADYMGMLATVMNSLALQDALEKLGIETRVQSSIVMTQVAEPYIRRKAVRHLEKKRVVIFAAGTGNPFFSTDTTAALRAAEIDADAILMAKNNVDGVYSADPKVDATAIKYDTLTYLDVIQQGLQVMDSTASTLCMDNDIPLIVFSIMEQGNIKRAVQGEKIGTVVRRNV from the coding sequence ATGAGTGTGCCGCAATATAAACGAGTTGTTATTAAATTAAGTGGTGAAGCGTTAGCTGGAGAAGCGGGCTTCGGTTTATCACCAAAAATAATCAAGGCTGTTGCAGAGGAAGTAAAACAAGTAGTAGACCTTGATGTGGAAGTTGCTGTTGTTGTAGGTGGCGGTAATATATGGCGTGGAAAAATAGGCAGCGAAATGGGCATGGATCGTGCCGCAGCTGACTATATGGGCATGCTTGCCACAGTGATGAATTCCCTTGCACTGCAAGATGCTCTTGAAAAATTAGGCATTGAAACACGCGTTCAATCTTCTATCGTGATGACGCAAGTAGCAGAGCCATATATTCGTCGTAAAGCAGTTCGACATTTAGAGAAAAAGCGTGTTGTTATCTTTGCAGCAGGGACAGGTAACCCGTTCTTCTCGACAGATACAACTGCCGCATTACGCGCAGCAGAAATTGACGCAGATGCGATTTTAATGGCGAAAAATAATGTTGATGGCGTTTATTCAGCAGACCCAAAAGTGGATGCAACAGCCATTAAATATGATACACTCACATACTTAGATGTTATCCAACAAGGCTTACAAGTAATGGATTCAACAGCTTCTACGCTATGTATGGATAACGATATTCCGCTAATTGTTTTCTCAATTATGGAACAAGGTAATATTAAACGTGCTGTACAAGGCGAAAAAATCGGAACAGTTGTTAGGAGGAATGTATAA
- the frr gene encoding ribosome recycling factor: protein MAKQVLEQAKEKMNKTIAAFTRELSSIRAGRANASLLDRISVDYYGAPTPINQLAGVSVPEARLLVITPYDKTILGEIEKAIMKSDIGITPTNDGSVIRLTIPALTEERRKDLVKQVKKEAEDAKIAVRNVRRDANDDLKKLEKAGEITEDDLRGYGEDIQKLTDEFIVKVDQVTKEKEKEILEV, encoded by the coding sequence ATGGCTAAACAAGTATTAGAACAAGCAAAAGAAAAAATGAACAAAACAATTGCGGCTTTTACACGTGAACTATCATCAATTCGTGCAGGTCGTGCAAATGCATCATTATTAGATCGCATTTCAGTTGATTACTATGGTGCACCAACACCCATCAATCAGCTTGCTGGGGTTTCTGTACCAGAGGCACGCTTACTCGTAATTACACCTTACGATAAAACGATTTTAGGCGAAATCGAAAAAGCAATTATGAAATCAGATATCGGTATTACACCAACAAATGATGGCTCTGTTATTCGTTTAACAATTCCTGCTCTAACAGAAGAGCGTCGTAAAGATTTAGTAAAGCAAGTGAAAAAAGAAGCAGAAGACGCAAAAATTGCTGTACGTAATGTTCGTCGTGATGCAAATGATGATTTGAAAAAGCTTGAAAAAGCTGGCGAAATCACAGAAGACGATCTACGTGGCTATGGTGAAGATATTCAAAAGTTAACAGATGAATTCATTGTAAAAGTAGATCAAGTAACGAAAGAAAAAGAAAAAGAAATTTTAGAGGTGTAA
- a CDS encoding isoprenyl transferase, with product MFKKLLGKQINKDTLSLEERVALTKSEPIPAHVAIIMDGNGRWAKKRAMPRVAGHHEGMKTVRKVTRFASDLGIKVLTVYAFSTENWKRPKPEVDFLMRLPVEFLGSFLPEMMERNVRVEMIGDPSLLPAHTQKALYEAMEETKHNTGLILNFALNYGSRSEMVNAMKIMLQKVQDGQLTMQDITEECLTSHLMTAHLPEPDLLIRTSGEVRLSNFMLWQLAYTEFWFTDTLWPDFSEENLLEAVENYQKRNRRYGGLKGEETT from the coding sequence ATGTTTAAAAAGCTATTAGGTAAACAAATAAATAAGGATACACTATCATTGGAGGAGCGTGTTGCCCTTACTAAAAGCGAGCCGATTCCTGCCCATGTAGCGATTATTATGGACGGAAATGGACGTTGGGCAAAGAAAAGAGCTATGCCACGTGTTGCTGGTCATCATGAAGGCATGAAGACCGTACGTAAGGTCACAAGGTTTGCATCTGACTTAGGTATTAAAGTATTAACAGTGTACGCATTTTCTACAGAGAATTGGAAACGACCAAAGCCTGAGGTCGATTTTTTGATGCGCCTACCTGTCGAATTTTTAGGTTCCTTTTTACCTGAAATGATGGAACGCAATGTACGTGTTGAAATGATTGGCGATCCATCTTTATTGCCTGCTCATACACAAAAGGCATTATATGAGGCAATGGAAGAAACGAAGCATAATACAGGGCTTATTTTAAATTTTGCGTTAAATTATGGCAGCCGTTCTGAAATGGTAAATGCGATGAAAATAATGCTTCAAAAGGTGCAGGATGGTCAATTAACAATGCAGGACATAACAGAAGAATGTTTAACATCTCATTTAATGACAGCCCATTTACCTGAGCCCGATTTATTAATTCGTACAAGTGGTGAAGTACGATTAAGTAATTTTATGCTATGGCAGCTTGCCTATACAGAGTTTTGGTTTACAGATACATTGTGGCCAGATTTTAGTGAGGAAAACTTACTGGAAGCGGTGGAAAACTATCAGAAACGTAATCGCCGTTACGGTGGGTTGAAGGGAGAAGAAACAACTTGA
- a CDS encoding phosphatidate cytidylyltransferase, which produces MKQRIITAIIAAALFIPFVIYGKVPFTILVLAMAIVGFYEILKMKGISIFSVPGFLGLVTLMLLVIPQHWSDKVVATIGYSSNLMVVYGLVMLLLIYVVLVKNKITFDEVAFILLGAFYVGLGFHYLIETRNIGLEYVVYCLLVVWTTDSGAYFVGRKLGKHKLWPEISPKKTIEGFIGGIVIAVIFAIAMQLIYPFANGIISLIFVTIFASIIGQMGDLVESAIKRHFDVKDSGNILPGHGGILDRFDSLLFVVPLLHFLHLFGN; this is translated from the coding sequence TTGAAACAACGAATTATTACCGCAATAATTGCAGCAGCACTTTTTATTCCATTTGTCATTTATGGAAAAGTACCATTTACAATACTTGTGCTAGCAATGGCTATTGTCGGTTTTTATGAAATACTTAAAATGAAAGGTATTTCAATCTTTTCTGTACCGGGCTTCCTAGGGCTTGTAACCTTAATGCTACTTGTCATACCACAGCATTGGAGTGACAAGGTAGTAGCGACTATAGGCTATTCATCTAATTTGATGGTTGTCTATGGACTTGTAATGTTGCTGCTTATTTATGTAGTGCTTGTCAAAAATAAAATAACTTTTGACGAAGTTGCTTTTATTTTATTAGGTGCATTTTATGTAGGCCTAGGATTCCATTATTTAATCGAAACAAGAAATATTGGGTTAGAATATGTTGTTTATTGCTTATTAGTTGTTTGGACAACAGATTCAGGCGCTTATTTTGTTGGAAGAAAATTAGGGAAACATAAGCTATGGCCAGAAATTTCACCAAAGAAAACGATTGAAGGCTTTATAGGTGGAATTGTCATTGCTGTTATTTTTGCTATTGCGATGCAGTTAATTTATCCATTTGCAAATGGCATAATTTCACTTATTTTTGTGACGATTTTTGCTTCGATTATTGGTCAAATGGGGGATTTAGTCGAATCCGCTATTAAACGTCATTTTGATGTAAAAGATTCAGGTAATATTTTACCAGGGCATGGTGGTATTTTAGATCGTTTTGATAGTCTATTATTTGTTGTGCCCCTTCTGCATTTTTTACATCTATTTGGTAATTAA
- the dxr gene encoding 1-deoxy-D-xylulose-5-phosphate reductoisomerase, with protein sequence MKKISLLGATGSIGWQTYDILKEQRDAFQLVAFSSGKNIEKTREMIDTLQPELVSVQLEEDAQMLAKDYPAIQFTFGAQGLVEVATHPDSTVLVNAVLGSVGLESTLAAIRMGKTIAIANKETLVTAGHLVMAEAKKHHATILPVDSEHSAIFQSMNGENPKNIERLIITASGGSFRDQTREQLKHVTVADALNHPNWSMGAKITIDSATMMNKGLEVIEAHVLFDMPYDKIDVLLHRESIIHSLVEYHDTSVIAQLGTPDMRVPIQYALSYPDRIPLQNSQRLNLAQIGQLHFSEMDFERYPALRLAYEAGRTGGTILTAMNAANEAAVAAFLQGKITFLEIDETIERVMQAHQNIAVPDLQTILHVDSETRKIVLDMVK encoded by the coding sequence GTGAAAAAAATTAGTTTATTGGGCGCAACTGGTTCAATCGGTTGGCAAACCTACGATATTTTAAAAGAGCAACGTGATGCTTTTCAATTAGTCGCTTTTTCTTCAGGGAAAAATATCGAGAAAACGCGAGAAATGATTGACACATTGCAGCCTGAACTTGTGTCTGTGCAATTAGAGGAAGATGCACAAATGCTTGCGAAAGACTATCCAGCTATTCAATTTACATTTGGTGCACAAGGGCTTGTAGAGGTTGCTACACATCCAGATTCAACTGTGCTTGTCAATGCTGTACTTGGCAGTGTTGGGCTTGAATCAACATTAGCAGCGATTCGTATGGGCAAAACAATTGCTATTGCTAATAAAGAAACACTTGTCACGGCTGGTCATTTAGTGATGGCAGAGGCAAAAAAACATCATGCAACGATTTTGCCTGTTGATAGTGAACACTCTGCTATATTCCAATCGATGAATGGTGAGAACCCTAAAAATATTGAGCGTCTAATTATTACCGCTTCAGGTGGTAGCTTCCGTGATCAAACACGTGAACAATTAAAGCATGTAACAGTAGCAGATGCACTGAATCATCCAAATTGGTCGATGGGCGCAAAAATTACGATAGATTCTGCTACTATGATGAATAAAGGGCTAGAAGTGATTGAAGCACATGTTTTATTTGATATGCCATATGATAAAATCGATGTACTTTTACATCGAGAAAGTATTATTCACTCCCTTGTTGAGTATCATGATACTAGTGTTATTGCACAGCTAGGCACGCCAGATATGCGTGTGCCGATTCAATATGCTTTAAGCTATCCAGATCGTATACCATTACAAAATAGTCAGCGTCTAAATTTAGCACAGATCGGTCAGCTCCATTTCTCAGAAATGGACTTTGAGCGATACCCTGCATTGCGCTTAGCTTATGAGGCAGGTCGTACAGGTGGCACAATTTTAACAGCAATGAATGCGGCTAATGAAGCGGCAGTTGCAGCCTTTTTACAAGGGAAAATCACATTCCTTGAAATTGATGAAACAATTGAACGCGTGATGCAAGCACATCAAAACATTGCAGTGCCAGATTTACAAACGATATTACATGTGGACAGTGAAACAAGAAAAATAGTGTTAGACATGGTAAAATAA
- the rseP gene encoding RIP metalloprotease RseP, whose translation MQTAIAFILIFGMLVFFHELGHFLFAKRAGILVREFAIGMGPKIYGKTHGETMYTIRLLPIGGYVRMAGEDMDGTELQPGYRIGLIVNEDNIVQKIIFNQNNKQLPDLLFLEVERADLEKDLFVEGYDEEERLVRYQVARDCVLVENGRELVIAPQDRQFNAKTVGQRAMTIFAGPLFNFILAFVIYLVIGLIHGVPTYEPIITEVVENDPAAQAGMLAGDKVTAIDGQAVEKWQDLAAIVQDHPNEDITVTIERDGQSVNLNMTVKEIQQDGEKYGQIGVRYESPREFNPLKAIVYGAQETYNMTVKIFELLGMLITGKFTIDALSGPVGIYKVTEQVAQYGIMNLMNWAAMLSINLGIMNLLPLPALDGGRLLFFGFEALRGKPIDRQKEGLVHFVGIVLLMILMVVVTWNDIQRFFF comes from the coding sequence ATGCAAACAGCCATTGCATTTATATTAATATTTGGTATGCTCGTCTTCTTCCATGAACTTGGACACTTTTTATTTGCCAAACGTGCAGGTATTTTAGTGCGTGAATTTGCCATTGGAATGGGTCCTAAAATTTATGGGAAGACACATGGGGAAACCATGTATACCATTCGTTTATTGCCTATCGGTGGATATGTACGTATGGCAGGCGAGGACATGGATGGCACAGAATTACAGCCAGGCTATCGAATAGGGCTAATTGTCAATGAAGATAATATTGTTCAAAAGATTATTTTCAATCAAAATAATAAGCAATTACCAGATTTATTATTTTTAGAAGTTGAGCGTGCTGATTTAGAAAAGGATTTGTTTGTAGAAGGCTATGATGAAGAAGAGCGCTTAGTACGTTATCAAGTAGCAAGAGATTGTGTGCTTGTGGAAAATGGTCGAGAGCTTGTTATTGCGCCACAGGATCGTCAATTCAATGCAAAAACGGTGGGACAACGTGCCATGACGATTTTTGCAGGACCATTGTTTAACTTTATTCTTGCATTTGTCATTTATTTAGTAATTGGTTTAATCCATGGTGTGCCAACGTATGAGCCAATTATTACAGAGGTTGTCGAAAATGATCCAGCTGCACAGGCAGGCATGCTTGCAGGCGATAAAGTGACAGCGATTGATGGACAAGCCGTTGAAAAATGGCAAGATTTAGCCGCTATCGTGCAAGACCATCCAAATGAAGATATTACCGTAACAATTGAGCGAGATGGACAATCTGTCAACTTAAATATGACGGTGAAGGAAATTCAGCAGGATGGCGAAAAATATGGCCAAATCGGTGTGCGCTATGAGAGCCCAAGGGAATTTAATCCACTAAAGGCAATTGTCTATGGGGCACAAGAAACCTATAATATGACTGTAAAAATATTTGAGCTTTTAGGTATGCTAATTACAGGTAAGTTCACAATAGATGCACTTTCAGGTCCTGTTGGTATTTATAAAGTAACAGAGCAAGTAGCCCAGTATGGGATTATGAACTTAATGAATTGGGCAGCAATGCTAAGCATTAACTTAGGGATTATGAACCTATTGCCATTGCCAGCACTTGATGGAGGCCGCTTATTATTCTTTGGCTTTGAAGCTTTGCGTGGCAAGCCAATTGACCGCCAAAAAGAAGGACTTGTGCATTTTGTTGGTATTGTGCTACTAATGATCTTAATGGTTGTTGTGACATGGAACGATATACAACGATTTTTCTTTTAA
- a CDS encoding proline--tRNA ligase, producing MKQSKTFIPTLREVPADAEVKSHKQLLRAGFIRQNTSGVYSYLPLAKRVLTKIETIIREEMEAINSIELLMPSLQSAELWQESGRWEKYGPELMRLKDRHERDFALGPTHEEVITTLVRDEIKSYKKLPLTLYQIQTKFRDEKRPRFGLLRGREFIMKDAYSFHASRESLDETYEDMYRAYSNIFSRLGLNYRAVIADAGSIGGKGTHEFMVLSEIGEDTIAYSDTSDYAANIEMAEVVVEYQPSDEALKEIEKVATPEQKTIEAVSTFLHVEPAQVIKSLIFDVDGELVVVLARGDHEINDIKLKNALNADSVELASEAAIRELLGCGVGSIGPVKLPVDVKVVADNAVKAIRNGVAGANEDGFHLVNVNPERDFAVNDYLDIRFIQEGDPSPDGQGTIKFAEGIEVGHIFKLGTTYSEKMNGTFLDEQGKAQPFIMGCYGIGVSRILAAVAEQFQDDNGFTWPIQLAPYDIHVVPVNTKDETQVALADELYGLLKSYRYDVLLDDRAERAGVKFADADLIGLPVRVTVGKKATEGIVEVKFRQTGETFEWKKEEVIDRLNEFFRKN from the coding sequence ATGAAGCAAAGTAAAACATTTATTCCAACGTTACGTGAAGTACCTGCTGATGCTGAGGTCAAATCACATAAGCAATTACTACGTGCGGGGTTTATTCGTCAAAATACAAGTGGGGTATACTCGTATTTACCGCTTGCCAAACGTGTATTAACGAAAATTGAAACAATTATTCGTGAAGAAATGGAAGCCATCAATTCCATTGAGCTATTAATGCCATCACTACAATCTGCTGAGCTTTGGCAGGAATCAGGCCGCTGGGAAAAATACGGCCCAGAATTAATGCGTTTAAAAGACCGTCATGAGCGTGATTTTGCATTAGGACCAACACACGAAGAAGTCATCACTACTTTAGTACGCGATGAAATTAAATCCTATAAAAAATTACCGTTAACATTGTATCAAATTCAAACGAAATTCCGTGATGAAAAACGTCCTCGCTTCGGCTTATTACGTGGCAGAGAATTTATTATGAAGGATGCATATTCCTTCCATGCTTCCCGTGAAAGCCTAGACGAAACATATGAGGATATGTATCGTGCTTATTCTAATATTTTCTCCCGCCTCGGCTTAAACTATCGTGCTGTTATTGCAGATGCAGGTTCGATTGGCGGTAAAGGAACACATGAATTTATGGTACTTTCTGAAATCGGGGAAGATACAATTGCGTACTCAGATACTTCTGATTATGCAGCAAATATTGAAATGGCTGAGGTTGTTGTTGAGTACCAACCATCTGATGAAGCTTTAAAAGAAATTGAAAAAGTAGCAACACCAGAGCAAAAAACAATCGAAGCAGTATCCACTTTCTTACATGTAGAGCCTGCTCAAGTTATTAAGTCGTTAATTTTTGATGTTGATGGTGAGCTAGTTGTTGTACTGGCACGTGGTGACCATGAAATTAATGATATTAAACTAAAAAATGCTCTTAATGCAGATTCTGTGGAGCTTGCTAGTGAAGCAGCAATTCGCGAGTTATTAGGCTGCGGTGTTGGCTCAATTGGTCCAGTGAAATTACCAGTGGATGTAAAGGTAGTAGCAGACAATGCCGTGAAGGCAATTCGCAATGGCGTTGCTGGCGCAAATGAGGATGGCTTCCATTTAGTCAATGTGAATCCAGAGCGTGATTTTGCTGTCAACGACTACTTAGATATTCGCTTTATTCAAGAGGGTGACCCTTCTCCAGATGGACAAGGTACAATTAAATTTGCAGAAGGTATTGAAGTTGGGCATATTTTTAAATTAGGTACAACTTACTCTGAAAAAATGAATGGTACCTTCTTAGATGAGCAAGGCAAAGCACAGCCATTTATTATGGGCTGTTACGGCATTGGTGTTTCACGTATTTTAGCTGCTGTAGCAGAGCAATTCCAGGATGATAACGGCTTTACTTGGCCAATACAATTAGCGCCATATGATATTCATGTTGTGCCTGTGAATACAAAAGATGAAACACAGGTAGCATTAGCGGATGAGCTATATGGTTTATTAAAATCATATCGTTATGATGTATTGCTGGATGATCGCGCTGAGCGTGCAGGTGTTAAATTTGCAGATGCTGATTTAATTGGCCTACCTGTTCGTGTAACCGTTGGTAAAAAAGCGACAGAAGGTATTGTAGAAGTGAAATTCCGACAAACAGGTGAAACGTTTGAATGGAAAAAGGAAGAAGTTATTGATCGTTTAAATGAATTTTTCCGTAAAAACTAA